The nucleotide sequence GGATCCAGGGCAAGGCTCTGGTGGATATCGTCCAGTGGCGTTGTCAGATAACCATCAGGGTTAGTGGCTTCGATGATCGCTTCACCCAGCACCCTGTCGGTATCGGTGGTGGGGGTCAGGTTCAGTTGCCATTGCAGGTGTTCCTGCAGGGACTCCGTGGTTCGGGAGCGACTCAGGGGGTCAAACTCATCGTTACTGCCTGATGGCATGCTGGAGTAAATCTCCTCCCATCCGGAATCGACGGGCAGGTCCTTTGGAATGCTTTCTGACCATTCGGGTTCCTGAGACTCTGAGGAAGCCGGTGGCTCCTGGGCATTGAGATCAACCAGTTGCTCACCTTCAGCGGCGTTACTGGCTTCCCGGTCGCGGCTCTCCTGATCCTGAATGGCCTCTTCGCTTTCCAGCATCGGGTTGGATTCCAGCGCCTCCTGGATTTCCTGTTGCAGATCCAGTGTCGAAAGCTGTAACAGGCGAATGGCTTGTTGCAGTTGAGGTGTCATCGTCAACTGCTGACCCATTTTAAGCTGTAGAGAGGGCTTCATAGGGCAACCGTGTACCTTTTGCTGTGAAAATGCAGTATTCCAGGCGACGAAAGCTGCATTTCTGCTTATGGCTGTTTACTTTATACGCTGTGCGTTCCTTCGCACTGAGTGGAATGGCTGATCAGAGGATAAGTTCCACCGGTTCGTCTCTGCACATTTTCGTTTGCACATTTTCGTTTGCACATTTCCGTTTGCACATCGTCGTCTTGAGATGCATTCCGTGTCACCGGATTATAAGCACAGAATATTAATAGTGAAAAGCAAAACTGGCATGAAGCCGGTGCGGGAAGAGGGAAGCTCTTCCCGGAATGTGACTGGCTACAAACTGAACTGATGGCCCAGGTAAACGTCACGAACCTTCTGGTTGCTCAAAACGGTCTGGCTGTCACCTTCGGCAATGATGCCGCCTTCGCTGACAATATAAGCCTTTTCACAGATATCCAGTGTTTCACGAACATTATGATCGGTGATCAGTACGCCAATGCCACGGCTCTGCAGTTGCCTGACAATCGCCTTGATGTCCCCGACCGAGATCGGGTCAACACCGGCAAATGGCTCGTCGAGCAGGACAAAATCAGGGTCAGTGGCCAGCGCCCTGGCTATTTCCACCCGCCGGCGTTCACCGCCTGACAGGCTCATACCGGCGCTGTCGCGGATATGACCTATGTTGAACTCATCCAGCAGCGATTCCATCTTGTCGAGTTGTTGCTGTTTATTGAGGTCTTTGCGAGTTTGCAGGATGGCAAGAATATTGTCTGTTACCGACAGCTTGCGGAATATTGAGGCTTCCTGTGGCAGGTAGCCAACACCGGCTCTTGCCCGCCCATGCATGGGCAAATGGGTCAGGTCTTTGTCGTTAATGCTGACTTTACCACCATCGGCTTTTACCAGACCAACAATCATGTAAAAACAGGTGGTTTTACCTGCCCCGTTAGGTCCCAGCAGACCCACAATCTGGCCGCTGTTGACGACCAGAGAGACGTCTTTTACGACCTTTCTGCCTTTGTAGCTTTTACTGAGGTGTTCTGCCTTTAGCGTAACCATCAGGTTAATTCTTTTCCTGTTGCTCGGTTCTGGGCTGAATGACCATCTGTACTCGTCCTTCGCCTTTTCTGTTTTCCAGACCTTTGGCGTTGACTTTCTGTTGCTTCAGGTCGTAGTCGATGCGCTCACCCTTGAACGAGTCACCTTTCTGTATGAGCTGAGCCTGACGGATCAGATGGATTTTCTCATCCAGCACTTTGTAATCAATCGTATGTCCCCATGCCTGCAATATTCCCTGGGCATCGGGCTGTTCTTCTTCGTAGTAAGCGCGCTTGTTAACGCCTTCGGCAACAACCTTTTGCACTTCCTGGTCTTTGGTGTATACCGTGACCACATCGCCGGTAATTCGGGTGCTGCCCTGGGTCATTACGACATCGCCCCGGTAGACTGAAACACCTTTTTTGTTGTCAATGTCTGCCGAGTCGGACTCGATTTCGATGGGCATTTCCCGATCCGATGGCAGTGCCATGGTCAGGGTGGGCAGTAGCAGTAAGATGCCTAAAATTGAACGTATAGCTATTTTTGCATTACGCGCAGGCTTTTTTTTCCGCTCAAGCTTTTTTTTCGGCTCAAGCTTTTGTTTCGGCTCAAGCTTTTGTTTCGGCTCAAGGCTGTTTAGGTTCATGGAATCCTCGTACCCTTGATTTGAGTTTAATCAGACTGTCCTTGTAGAACGCTTCCATACCGATGGCTCTGGTACGACCAGTGTCGTTAGTAATCAGAACCGGACGATCTGTTACAGCAAGACTTTGCTCAGAGTATATGGTGATAAAATCGGTGTCCATACGTACCTGGCTGCCGTTGCTGGTGTCGGTCTGGATCATGACCACGTCGTCCCAGAGTTCAATATCCTGGTCTCCGGGCAACAGCTTGCCGTTCAGGGCATCGGTTACTATGGGTTTTTGTGGGTCACTGTAGTTGCGCAGATGGGGAGTCTTTAGCAGGGTGGTGTCATTATGCGGATAGTGAGTAATGGCGTTGGAAGTCAGCTCGTATTCCAGTGTTCCCGTTTCATTGAACTGGGTAATGGTGGCGTCTACCAGATAGTAGTCTGCGTTTTCCTGTATTTCTGGCTGACGATTCTGTTTTGTAACATGCAAAGTACCGTCGTATGACCAGTAGCCTATCCCAACCATGGTCATCAGCACACAGGCAACTAACAGATAGCTTTTGTAAGAGCTGGTTATGGGCATCAGGTGTGTGATTCCTGTTGATAAAGAAGCCAGTCACTCAGGGACTGGCCTCGAATTACAATAAATTAATGCTTAAAGGTATTCTGCCAGCATCGGCTCCAGCTTACCCTGGGCATCAAGGATAAAGTCACAGAACTCCCTTGCAGCACCCAGGCCTCCATGGTGATCGGTTACTGCCTGTGCATGCTGACGGACAAATGGATGCGCATTGATCACTGCGCAGCCAAAACCAACACGGCGGATAACGGGCAGGTCTGGCAGGTCATCGCCCAGATACGCGATTTCGTCCATGCTGAAGTGTTGGGCTTCCAACAGTTCGTTCAGGGCATTGATCTTATCCTCACGGCCCTGATACAGAAAATCGACACCCAGGTCACTTGCGCGCTTCTCGACAAACGTCGAACGTCGTCCGGTAATGATCGCTGTTTTGATACCAGCCTGTTGCAGCATTTTCAGGCCATGGCCGTCCAGTGTATGGAAGCATTTCAGTGCTTCACCCTGTTCGCCAAAAAACAGCTTGCCGTCGGTCAGTACGCCATCAACATCAAAGACTGCCAGACGCACTTTGGCAGCAGAAGGCTTCAGGGATGAGTCGATCATACAACACCTGCTTTCAGTAAATCGTGCATATTAATAGCGCCAACAGGCTGGTCGTCGGCATCGACACAGATCAGGGCGTTGATTTTACGGTCGTCCATAATCTTCAGGGCTTCAGCGGCGAGGATATCGGGTGAGATGGTTTTGCAGTGACTGGTCATGACATCATCGATGTCGGTCTGGCGCAGATTCACACCTTTATCCAGGGCACGGCGCAGGTCACCGTCGGTGAAGATGCCCACGACTTTACGGTCTTCGTCCACAATGGAAGTCATGCCCAGCCCTTTGTGAGTCATTTCCAGCAGGGCTTCACTGATCTTGGTACCCTGAGTTACTTCCGGAATGCGTCTGCCACTGTGCATAACGTCTTTGACCTTCAGCAGCAGACGTTTGCCCAGGGAGCCGCCCGGGTGCGAGAAAGCAAAGTCTTCAGCGGTAAAACCACGGGCTTCCAGCAGGGCTATCGCCAGGGCATCGCCCATCACCAGTGCGGTGGTGGTGCTGGAAGTGGGAGCCAGGTCCAGCGGGCAGGCTTCTTTGTCGACACCGGTATTAATGTGTGCGTCAGCGTCCCGGGCCAGAGAGGAATCGGGATTGCCGGTCATGCTGACCAGTGGTGTCCCCATCCGTTTCAGCACCGGCAGAAGCGTAACGACTTCGTTGGTTTCGCCGGAGTTGGACAGAGCCAGAACCACATCTTCAGAAGTAATCATACCCATGTCACCATGGCTGGCTTCACCGGGATGCACGAAGAAAGAAGGGGTTCCTGTGCTGGCCAGGGTGGCGGCGATTTTACGGGCAATGTGACCAGATTTGCCCATGCCTACCACAATGATACGGCCGCTACAGGCCAGCATAACCTCACAGGCCCGGGCAAAACTGCTGTTTACCCGGTTCAGAAGCTTCTGAACGGCCTCCAACTCCATGGATACGGTACGTCTTCCTATGGCAATGAACTGCTCGTCATTGTTGGTCATAATGAATAACTGTCTTAAACGTGGCTGCGAAACGCCCTATTGTAAAACGGTTATGCGTTAAGGGGTAGGTCGTTGTCCGCTCCATGCCTTAGAACCGATTTGGCGACAGTAGTTCCTTCAGTGATGAATAAACAGCCAGACGGTGTAGGCGGCATAACCGCTTAAAAGCAATAATCCAGTCATTCGCCCCAGATGTTTTGGCTGTTTGCCAAACAGACAGCTCATGGCGAGAAACAGGGTCAGGGCCATCAGAACGGGAACGTCCTGCCAGATAACCTGAGGGTTAACGGGGCCTGGCGCAAACAGTCCGGGCATGGGCAGAACCGCAAGAAGGTTGAAAATATTAGAGCCCACCACATTGCCAAGGGCGATGTCATGGTGCCCCTTAATGGCACTGGCAACAGAGGCTGCCAGTTCTGGCAGGCTGGTGCCGATAGCGACAATGGTGAGGCCGATAATCAGTTCGCTGACCCCAAACAGACGAGCCAGCTCGGTGGCTCCCCAGACCAGAATCTGCGAGCTACCCAGCAGAAACAGTAGTCCTGAGATCAGATAAAACCATGCTTTACCAGGTGACAACTCCGGAACTTCCTCTTCTT is from Endozoicomonas gorgoniicola and encodes:
- a CDS encoding KpsF/GutQ family sugar-phosphate isomerase, yielding MTNNDEQFIAIGRRTVSMELEAVQKLLNRVNSSFARACEVMLACSGRIIVVGMGKSGHIARKIAATLASTGTPSFFVHPGEASHGDMGMITSEDVVLALSNSGETNEVVTLLPVLKRMGTPLVSMTGNPDSSLARDADAHINTGVDKEACPLDLAPTSSTTTALVMGDALAIALLEARGFTAEDFAFSHPGGSLGKRLLLKVKDVMHSGRRIPEVTQGTKISEALLEMTHKGLGMTSIVDEDRKVVGIFTDGDLRRALDKGVNLRQTDIDDVMTSHCKTISPDILAAEALKIMDDRKINALICVDADDQPVGAINMHDLLKAGVV
- the lptA gene encoding lipopolysaccharide transport periplasmic protein LptA; amino-acid sequence: MNLNSLEPKQKLEPKQKLEPKKKLERKKKPARNAKIAIRSILGILLLLPTLTMALPSDREMPIEIESDSADIDNKKGVSVYRGDVVMTQGSTRITGDVVTVYTKDQEVQKVVAEGVNKRAYYEEEQPDAQGILQAWGHTIDYKVLDEKIHLIRQAQLIQKGDSFKGERIDYDLKQQKVNAKGLENRKGEGRVQMVIQPRTEQQEKN
- the lptC gene encoding LPS export ABC transporter periplasmic protein LptC, whose amino-acid sequence is MPITSSYKSYLLVACVLMTMVGIGYWSYDGTLHVTKQNRQPEIQENADYYLVDATITQFNETGTLEYELTSNAITHYPHNDTTLLKTPHLRNYSDPQKPIVTDALNGKLLPGDQDIELWDDVVMIQTDTSNGSQVRMDTDFITIYSEQSLAVTDRPVLITNDTGRTRAIGMEAFYKDSLIKLKSRVRGFHEPKQP
- a CDS encoding calcium/sodium antiporter, with the protein product MFVAIIAIIAGFIILTWSADQFVNGAAATARNFNISPMLIGLTVVSIGTSAPEILVSLMASTQDHASLAIGNAIGSNIANIGLVLGVTALIAPLPVKRSLARREIPMLVVVSTLAGLCIVNGFLTQLDSIVLLGALFLALYLMFRWQKQHPDEPLIEGEEEEVPELSPGKAWFYLISGLLFLLGSSQILVWGATELARLFGVSELIIGLTIVAIGTSLPELAASVASAIKGHHDIALGNVVGSNIFNLLAVLPMPGLFAPGPVNPQVIWQDVPVLMALTLFLAMSCLFGKQPKHLGRMTGLLLLSGYAAYTVWLFIHH
- the lptB gene encoding LPS export ABC transporter ATP-binding protein, translating into MVTLKAEHLSKSYKGRKVVKDVSLVVNSGQIVGLLGPNGAGKTTCFYMIVGLVKADGGKVSINDKDLTHLPMHGRARAGVGYLPQEASIFRKLSVTDNILAILQTRKDLNKQQQLDKMESLLDEFNIGHIRDSAGMSLSGGERRRVEIARALATDPDFVLLDEPFAGVDPISVGDIKAIVRQLQSRGIGVLITDHNVRETLDICEKAYIVSEGGIIAEGDSQTVLSNQKVRDVYLGHQFSL
- a CDS encoding KdsC family phosphatase, which translates into the protein MIDSSLKPSAAKVRLAVFDVDGVLTDGKLFFGEQGEALKCFHTLDGHGLKMLQQAGIKTAIITGRRSTFVEKRASDLGVDFLYQGREDKINALNELLEAQHFSMDEIAYLGDDLPDLPVIRRVGFGCAVINAHPFVRQHAQAVTDHHGGLGAAREFCDFILDAQGKLEPMLAEYL